A part of Cottoperca gobio chromosome 4, fCotGob3.1, whole genome shotgun sequence genomic DNA contains:
- the rgl1 gene encoding ral guanine nucleotide dissociation stimulator-like 1 isoform X1, whose protein sequence is MISYSPLATLLPWSVGPNQHCKALDCSLLLEGEGGVALQRYQPRSPESGNRHWSSVQDWGEEVEEGAIYNVTLKRVQIQQAANKGARWLGVEGDRLPPGHTVSQLETCKIRSIRAGTLERLVETLLTAIGDNDLTYTSIFLSTYRAFASTQTVLKLLLDRYGSLEEHEQDTSKCKGSETNVAIRSALASILRAWLDQCPEDFQEPPDYPCLHRLMDYLRMALPGSEALRRAEGLLEQLQSQAGMDDTDVGFHGNSSFCLGEEEEVEIEVQEDFLSLDADLVAEQLTYMDALLFKKVVPHHCLGSIWSQRDKKHNKHSAPTVRATITQFNAVASCVVSTVLKHRQIRPHVRARVIQRWIDIAQECRIRKNFSSLRAIVSALQSNPLYRLKRAWACVHKDSMQTFEELSDIFSDHNNYLTSRELLMREGTSKFASLESCAKEHQKRTHKRLLLQKEMGAMQGTIPYLGTFLTDLTMLDTALPDIVEGGLNNFEKRRREFEVIAQIKLLQSACNSYCLSPEPAFLRWFKSQALLSEEESYALSCEIEGLGDSSPTLAKPRKSMVKRLSLLFLGPDSSSAASSPVRETPRSPPTGSSGESMDSVSVSSSDSGSPSDGEGLTPTHTSDTQQNKLSESSSCNSLHSMDTSSSTASVSMTPASPPLPGPPCTHRRSMSLTPLSPSSPSQSPAYNTQAQDACIIRVSLEHGNGNLYKSILLTNQDKTPAVISRAMAKHNLDVEPEEGYELVQVISEERELVIPDNANVFYAMNTSANFDFLLRVRGSASRPVQLRSRCSSTLPRAQHRSTLSLRLSKVTL, encoded by the exons ATGATCTCCTACTCCCCTCTGGCcaccctgctgccctggtcTGTGGGTCCCAACCAGCACTGCAAAGCCCTGGACTGCTCCTTACTGCTGGAGGGGGAAGGAGGTGTCGCCCTGCAAAGGTACCAGCCTCGCTCCCCGGAAAGCGGCAACCGCCACTGG AGCTCGGTGCAGGACTGGGGGGAGGAAGTAGAGGAAGGAGCCATCTACAACGTGACACTGAAGAGGGTTCAAATTCAGCAGGCGGCCAACAAGGGAGCAAGATGGCTAGGG gtggaGGGGGATCGTCTACCTCCCGGCCACACGGTGAGCCAGCTGGAGACCTGCAAAATCCGAAGTATTCGTGCTGGAACACTGGAGCGTCTGGTGGAGACGTTACTGACAGCGATTGGAGACAACGACCTCACCTACACCTCCATCTTCCTGTCCACCTACAGAGCCTTTGCCAGCACACAGACTGTACTGAAGCTTCTGCTAGACAG GTACGGAAGTTTGGAAGAACATGAGCAAGACACGAGCAAATGCAAAGGCTCGGAAACTAATGTAGCCATCAGAAG TGCCTTGGCCTCTATCCTGCGCGCCTGGCTGGACCAGTGCCCCGAAGACTTCCAGGAGCCGCCGGACTACCCCTGTCTCCACAGGCTGATGGACTACCTGCGCATGGCCCTGCCAGGCTCGGAGGCTCTGAGACGGGCAGAGGGTCTgctggagcagctgcagagtcAGGCCGGCATGGACGACACTGACG TTGGTTTCCACGGCAACAGTTCTTTCTGCctgggggaagaggaggaagtggagatcGAGGTCCAGGAGGACTTCCTGTCGCTTGACGCCGACCTGGTGGCCGAGCAGCTAACCTACATGGACGCT CTGCTGTTTAAAAAGGTTGTGCCGCACCACTGCCTGGGCTCTATCTGGTCTCAGAGGGATAAGAAGCACAACAAGCACAGCGCTCCCACCGTTCGTGCCACCATTACGCAGTTCAACGCTGTGGCGTCCTGCGTGGTCAGCACGGtgctgaaacacagacagatcCGACCGCATGTCAGAGCGCGGGTCATCCAGCGCTGGATAGACATCGCTCAG GAGTGTCGAATACGCAAAAACTTCTCGTCTCTGCGAGCCATCGTATCTGCACTGCAGTCCAACCCTCTGTACAGGCTGAAAAGGGCATGGGCCTGTGTGCACAA AGACAGCATGCAGACCTTTGAGGAACTGTCGGACATCTTCTCCGATCACAACAACTACCTGACCAGCAGAGAGCTCCTCATGAGG GAAGGCACTTCAAAGTTTGCCAGTCTGGAGAGCTGTGCCAAGGAGCACCAGAAACGAACCCACAAGAGACTGCTGTTGCAGAAGGAAATG GGAGCCATGCAAGGAACGATACCGTACCTGGGGACCTTTCTAACCGACCTGACCATGCTGGATACAGCCCTGCCCGACATAGTAGAG GGTGGTCTGAACAACTTTGAGAAGAGACGCAGG GAGTTTGAGGTGATCGCTCAGATCAAGCTGCTCCAGTCGGCCTGCAACAGCTACTGTCTGTCTCCGGAGCCGGCTTTTCTCCGCTGGTTTAAGAGCCAGGCTTTgctcagtgaggaggagag CTATGCCCTGTCCTGTGAGATTGAAGGTCTCGGCGACAGCAGTCCAACCTTAGCAAAACCTCGAAAGAGCATGGTGAAGAGACTGAGCCT GCTGTTTCTTGGTCCGGACAGTAGTAGTGCAGCCAGTTCTCCAGTCAGGGAGACGCCGCGCTCGCCTCCTACTGGCAGCTCAGGGGAGAGCATGGACTCCGTCAGCGTGTCCTCCAGTGACTCTGGCAGCCCGTCAGACGGCGAGGGCCTCACCCCCACCCACACCTCCGACACCCAGCAGAACAAG CTATCAGAATCCTCCTCTTGTAATTCTCTCCACTCCATGGACACCAGCTCGTCGACAGCCAGCGTCTCCATGACTCCCGCGTCCCCCCCACTGCCCGGGCCCCCCTGCACCCACAGACGCTCCATGTCCCTCACGCCCTTGTCCCCCAGCTCCCCGAGTCAAAGCCCAGCCTATAACACCCAGGCCCAAGATGCATGCATCATAAGAGTCAGTCTGGAGCACGGCAACGGGAATCTCTACAAGAGCATATTG TTGACCAATCAAGACAAGACTCCGGCTGTcatttctagagccatggcgaaGCACAACCTGGACGTGGAGCCAGAGGAGGGATACGAGCTGGTGCAAGTCATCTCTGAGGAGAGAG AACTGGTGATCCCAGACAACGCCAACGTCTTTTACGCCATGAACACCTCAGCTAACTTTGACTTCTTGCTGCGGGTGCGAGGTTCAGCGTCTCGGCCGGTTCAGCTGCGAAGCCGCTGCAGCTCCACCCTCCCTCGTGCTCAGCACCGCTCCACTCTGTCACTTAGACTCAGCAAGGTCACGCTGTGA
- the rgl1 gene encoding ral guanine nucleotide dissociation stimulator-like 1 isoform X2 gives MKETLTMKFAWKSKMSSVQDWGEEVEEGAIYNVTLKRVQIQQAANKGARWLGVEGDRLPPGHTVSQLETCKIRSIRAGTLERLVETLLTAIGDNDLTYTSIFLSTYRAFASTQTVLKLLLDRYGSLEEHEQDTSKCKGSETNVAIRSALASILRAWLDQCPEDFQEPPDYPCLHRLMDYLRMALPGSEALRRAEGLLEQLQSQAGMDDTDVGFHGNSSFCLGEEEEVEIEVQEDFLSLDADLVAEQLTYMDALLFKKVVPHHCLGSIWSQRDKKHNKHSAPTVRATITQFNAVASCVVSTVLKHRQIRPHVRARVIQRWIDIAQECRIRKNFSSLRAIVSALQSNPLYRLKRAWACVHKDSMQTFEELSDIFSDHNNYLTSRELLMREGTSKFASLESCAKEHQKRTHKRLLLQKEMGAMQGTIPYLGTFLTDLTMLDTALPDIVEGGLNNFEKRRREFEVIAQIKLLQSACNSYCLSPEPAFLRWFKSQALLSEEESYALSCEIEGLGDSSPTLAKPRKSMVKRLSLLFLGPDSSSAASSPVRETPRSPPTGSSGESMDSVSVSSSDSGSPSDGEGLTPTHTSDTQQNKLSESSSCNSLHSMDTSSSTASVSMTPASPPLPGPPCTHRRSMSLTPLSPSSPSQSPAYNTQAQDACIIRVSLEHGNGNLYKSILLTNQDKTPAVISRAMAKHNLDVEPEEGYELVQVISEERELVIPDNANVFYAMNTSANFDFLLRVRGSASRPVQLRSRCSSTLPRAQHRSTLSLRLSKVTL, from the exons ATGAAAGAAACGCTCACCATGAAATTCGCCTGGAAAAGTAaaatg AGCTCGGTGCAGGACTGGGGGGAGGAAGTAGAGGAAGGAGCCATCTACAACGTGACACTGAAGAGGGTTCAAATTCAGCAGGCGGCCAACAAGGGAGCAAGATGGCTAGGG gtggaGGGGGATCGTCTACCTCCCGGCCACACGGTGAGCCAGCTGGAGACCTGCAAAATCCGAAGTATTCGTGCTGGAACACTGGAGCGTCTGGTGGAGACGTTACTGACAGCGATTGGAGACAACGACCTCACCTACACCTCCATCTTCCTGTCCACCTACAGAGCCTTTGCCAGCACACAGACTGTACTGAAGCTTCTGCTAGACAG GTACGGAAGTTTGGAAGAACATGAGCAAGACACGAGCAAATGCAAAGGCTCGGAAACTAATGTAGCCATCAGAAG TGCCTTGGCCTCTATCCTGCGCGCCTGGCTGGACCAGTGCCCCGAAGACTTCCAGGAGCCGCCGGACTACCCCTGTCTCCACAGGCTGATGGACTACCTGCGCATGGCCCTGCCAGGCTCGGAGGCTCTGAGACGGGCAGAGGGTCTgctggagcagctgcagagtcAGGCCGGCATGGACGACACTGACG TTGGTTTCCACGGCAACAGTTCTTTCTGCctgggggaagaggaggaagtggagatcGAGGTCCAGGAGGACTTCCTGTCGCTTGACGCCGACCTGGTGGCCGAGCAGCTAACCTACATGGACGCT CTGCTGTTTAAAAAGGTTGTGCCGCACCACTGCCTGGGCTCTATCTGGTCTCAGAGGGATAAGAAGCACAACAAGCACAGCGCTCCCACCGTTCGTGCCACCATTACGCAGTTCAACGCTGTGGCGTCCTGCGTGGTCAGCACGGtgctgaaacacagacagatcCGACCGCATGTCAGAGCGCGGGTCATCCAGCGCTGGATAGACATCGCTCAG GAGTGTCGAATACGCAAAAACTTCTCGTCTCTGCGAGCCATCGTATCTGCACTGCAGTCCAACCCTCTGTACAGGCTGAAAAGGGCATGGGCCTGTGTGCACAA AGACAGCATGCAGACCTTTGAGGAACTGTCGGACATCTTCTCCGATCACAACAACTACCTGACCAGCAGAGAGCTCCTCATGAGG GAAGGCACTTCAAAGTTTGCCAGTCTGGAGAGCTGTGCCAAGGAGCACCAGAAACGAACCCACAAGAGACTGCTGTTGCAGAAGGAAATG GGAGCCATGCAAGGAACGATACCGTACCTGGGGACCTTTCTAACCGACCTGACCATGCTGGATACAGCCCTGCCCGACATAGTAGAG GGTGGTCTGAACAACTTTGAGAAGAGACGCAGG GAGTTTGAGGTGATCGCTCAGATCAAGCTGCTCCAGTCGGCCTGCAACAGCTACTGTCTGTCTCCGGAGCCGGCTTTTCTCCGCTGGTTTAAGAGCCAGGCTTTgctcagtgaggaggagag CTATGCCCTGTCCTGTGAGATTGAAGGTCTCGGCGACAGCAGTCCAACCTTAGCAAAACCTCGAAAGAGCATGGTGAAGAGACTGAGCCT GCTGTTTCTTGGTCCGGACAGTAGTAGTGCAGCCAGTTCTCCAGTCAGGGAGACGCCGCGCTCGCCTCCTACTGGCAGCTCAGGGGAGAGCATGGACTCCGTCAGCGTGTCCTCCAGTGACTCTGGCAGCCCGTCAGACGGCGAGGGCCTCACCCCCACCCACACCTCCGACACCCAGCAGAACAAG CTATCAGAATCCTCCTCTTGTAATTCTCTCCACTCCATGGACACCAGCTCGTCGACAGCCAGCGTCTCCATGACTCCCGCGTCCCCCCCACTGCCCGGGCCCCCCTGCACCCACAGACGCTCCATGTCCCTCACGCCCTTGTCCCCCAGCTCCCCGAGTCAAAGCCCAGCCTATAACACCCAGGCCCAAGATGCATGCATCATAAGAGTCAGTCTGGAGCACGGCAACGGGAATCTCTACAAGAGCATATTG TTGACCAATCAAGACAAGACTCCGGCTGTcatttctagagccatggcgaaGCACAACCTGGACGTGGAGCCAGAGGAGGGATACGAGCTGGTGCAAGTCATCTCTGAGGAGAGAG AACTGGTGATCCCAGACAACGCCAACGTCTTTTACGCCATGAACACCTCAGCTAACTTTGACTTCTTGCTGCGGGTGCGAGGTTCAGCGTCTCGGCCGGTTCAGCTGCGAAGCCGCTGCAGCTCCACCCTCCCTCGTGCTCAGCACCGCTCCACTCTGTCACTTAGACTCAGCAAGGTCACGCTGTGA